In a single window of the Notamacropus eugenii isolate mMacEug1 chromosome 4, mMacEug1.pri_v2, whole genome shotgun sequence genome:
- the LOC140500444 gene encoding ferritin heavy chain-like codes for MTTSAPSQVRQSYHRDSEAAVKGYIKWEFHASYVYLLMSYYFDQDDVVLKNFGQYFLHQSQEVKLQNQVGSPIFLQDIKKLHRGHWESGLKALECALHLEKNVSQLLLELHKLTTDKIDPHSCFFIETHYLDEQVKSIRQLADPITNLGKMGAPHSGMEECLFDKHTLGDSDNES; via the coding sequence ATGACCACATCGGCTCCCTCTCAGGTGCGGCAGAGCTATCACAGGGACTCAGAGGCTGCTGTAAAAGGATACATCAAATGGGAGTTCCATGCCTCCTATGTCTATCTGCTCATGTCTTACTACTTTGACCAAGATGATGTAGTGTTGAAGAACTTTGGGCAGTACTTCCTCCACCAGTCCCAGGAGGTGAAACTCCAGAATCAGGTTGGCAGCCCCATCTTTCTGCAAGACATAAAGAAGCTACACCGAGGTCACTGGGAGAGTGGGCTGAAAGCACTGGAGTGTGCTCTGcacttggaaaaaaatgtcagtCAGTTGTTACTGGAATTGCACAAGCTGACCACTGACAAGATTGACCCCCATTCCTGTTTTTTCATTGAAACCCACTACTTGGACGAACAGGTGAAGTCCATCAGACAACTGGCTGATCCCATAACCAACCTAGGCAAAATGGGGGCCCCACATTCTGGCATGGAGGAAtgtctttttgacaagcacacCCTTGGAGACAGTGACAATGAGAGCTAA